In Burkholderiales bacterium, a genomic segment contains:
- a CDS encoding XdhC family protein: protein YVADLATSADYEVVVIDPREEIAAVFRVDDVRFERGMPDDVIVGMGIDHRTAIVALTHDPKLDDMALLEALKSPAFYVGALGSRVTTAKRKERLALFDLSPQEIERLHGPVGLHIGAKTPPEIAISIMAEITAAKYRVAP from the coding sequence AATATGTCGCGGATCTTGCGACCAGCGCGGATTACGAAGTCGTCGTGATCGACCCGCGCGAGGAGATTGCCGCGGTGTTCAGAGTCGACGACGTGCGCTTCGAGCGCGGCATGCCGGATGACGTCATTGTCGGGATGGGCATCGATCATCGTACCGCGATCGTGGCGCTCACCCACGATCCGAAGCTCGACGACATGGCGCTGCTGGAAGCACTCAAATCGCCGGCCTTCTACGTGGGCGCGCTGGGCAGCCGCGTCACCACCGCCAAACGCAAGGAAAGACTCGCGCTGTTCGATCTGTCGCCCCAGGAAATTGAACGCCTGCACGGACCGGTCGGGCTCCACATCGGCGCCAAAACGCCGCCGGAAATCGCGATCTCGATCATGGCCGAGATTACCGCGGCGAAGT